One Rhizobium tropici CIAT 899 genomic window carries:
- a CDS encoding NADH-dependent flavin oxidoreductase has protein sequence MRTRLFEPFTFQNGLTLRNHVVMAPMTTWSGNDDGTVSDEEIGYYRRRAQGVGLVLTGCTHIMANGIGFTGEFASYADKFTPSLRRLADAAKSGGAPAVLQIFHAGNKAEASLVAAEDIVSASSVPVAAGPFNAAGVTPRPLNHDEILDVISAFGAATRRAIEAGFDGIELHGAHGFLLQNFFSPLYNQRDDEWGGSPENRMRFPIAVVVEVKRVIDKYAKRPFLLGYRISPEEPEEGGLRIDDAYGLVDRLIETGVDYVHASLSNVLEAKPLDGGEQLTIAELITARVAGRVPVIAAGQIRTPDQARRALDLGLSLVAVGQGLVINPNWVELSKSGHENQIEVEVRTSKVPEIGIPNKLWGVIQAATGWFRVKEDRPEEPRKATA, from the coding sequence ATGAGAACTCGACTTTTCGAACCGTTCACCTTTCAGAACGGATTGACCCTTCGGAACCATGTCGTCATGGCGCCGATGACTACCTGGTCAGGAAACGACGATGGGACCGTCTCCGATGAGGAAATCGGCTACTATCGGCGCAGGGCACAGGGCGTTGGCCTGGTTCTGACAGGTTGCACACATATCATGGCGAACGGTATCGGCTTCACCGGCGAGTTCGCGTCCTACGCTGACAAATTCACACCAAGTCTGCGCCGGCTGGCCGATGCCGCCAAAAGTGGGGGAGCGCCAGCGGTGCTTCAGATTTTCCATGCCGGCAACAAGGCAGAGGCAAGTCTGGTCGCCGCCGAGGATATAGTCAGCGCCAGTTCCGTTCCGGTGGCGGCTGGGCCGTTCAACGCCGCTGGAGTGACACCGCGCCCTTTAAACCATGACGAAATCCTCGACGTGATTTCTGCGTTCGGCGCTGCCACACGTCGCGCTATCGAAGCCGGTTTTGACGGTATCGAACTCCACGGCGCGCACGGCTTCCTGCTTCAGAACTTTTTCTCGCCACTCTATAATCAGCGCGACGACGAGTGGGGTGGTTCGCCTGAAAACCGCATGCGCTTTCCGATCGCCGTCGTCGTCGAGGTCAAACGGGTCATCGACAAATATGCAAAGCGCCCGTTCCTTTTGGGATATCGAATTTCGCCCGAAGAACCCGAAGAGGGCGGTCTTCGTATCGACGACGCCTACGGGTTAGTCGACCGTCTTATCGAAACCGGCGTGGATTACGTCCACGCCTCCCTGAGTAACGTCCTTGAAGCAAAGCCACTGGATGGCGGCGAGCAGCTCACGATCGCTGAGTTGATCACCGCTCGCGTGGCAGGGCGCGTCCCGGTCATTGCGGCCGGCCAGATCCGGACACCCGACCAGGCAAGACGTGCTCTCGATCTCGGCCTGTCGCTCGTGGCCGTCGGCCAGGGGCTAGTGATCAACCCAAACTGGGTGGAGCTCTCGAAGAGCGGTCACGAAAATCAGATCGAGGTTGAAGTCAGAACTTCGAAAGTGCCGGAGATCGGGATCCCGAACAAGCTGTGGGGCGTCATTCAGGCCGCCACAGGCTGGTTCAGGGTGAAAGAAGATCGCCCAGAGGAACCACGGAAAGCAACGGCCTAA
- a CDS encoding SDR family NAD(P)-dependent oxidoreductase, with protein MQNVANAETQTSLAGKLNGAATKRALITGASSGMGLDYAELLAAQKVNLVLAARRKEPMEKLATELRQKYGVEIVVEPIDLAAPGAAARLKSSLDDQSLQIDILVNNAGYGLHGDFLDTPLERTTDMIQLNITAVTELSFIFGQDMAARGSGQILLIASILSFQPVPGFAAYAATKSYVLSFGEALHDELRPRGVTVTCLCPGHTETGFDSAASAPVSPMLRILTMKPRPVAKGGLHALSQGKASVVAGFMNKIIIFSNRLTPRSMQRAVMKSATGG; from the coding sequence ATGCAAAACGTTGCTAACGCGGAAACGCAAACATCCCTCGCAGGAAAATTGAATGGTGCCGCAACGAAGCGGGCCCTGATCACCGGTGCCTCCAGTGGCATGGGTCTCGACTATGCCGAGCTCTTGGCAGCGCAGAAGGTAAATCTCGTGCTCGCCGCCCGGCGCAAGGAGCCGATGGAGAAGCTCGCCACAGAGCTTCGACAGAAATATGGTGTCGAGATCGTCGTCGAACCGATCGACCTTGCAGCCCCTGGCGCTGCCGCTCGCTTGAAAAGCAGTCTGGATGACCAGTCGCTGCAGATCGATATTCTGGTGAACAATGCCGGGTATGGGTTGCACGGGGATTTTCTGGACACCCCGCTGGAGCGCACGACCGATATGATACAGCTCAATATCACGGCGGTCACGGAACTGAGCTTTATCTTCGGGCAGGATATGGCAGCCCGCGGGTCTGGTCAGATACTCCTCATTGCAAGCATTCTGTCATTCCAGCCCGTTCCTGGGTTTGCCGCTTATGCAGCAACGAAGTCCTACGTGCTGTCGTTTGGAGAAGCTTTGCACGACGAACTCCGCCCTCGAGGCGTGACGGTCACCTGCCTTTGCCCTGGACACACCGAAACCGGCTTCGATTCGGCCGCAAGCGCCCCTGTCTCGCCAATGCTGCGTATTTTGACGATGAAGCCCCGTCCTGTTGCCAAAGGCGGTCTCCACGCCCTGTCACAAGGCAAGGCTTCCGTAGTTGCCGGGTTCATGAACAAGATCATTATATTTTCAAATCGCCTGACACCGCGTTCGATGCAGCGAGCCGTCATGAAAAGCGCTACGGGGGGATAG
- a CDS encoding TetR/AcrR family transcriptional regulator yields MQATPHRPYHHGDLRRAIIETALDMLRTEKDWQFTLREVARRAGVSHAAPYKHFPDRTALLVELAMIGFDRLREALVKAKPETSGSLLEEITPISLAYVAFGTENPALYRLMFSAEEGRAVGMHLDQRALAVFDVVLDMLNRGQTAGTIRKRPVRGQATAAWALIHGITLLAIDGLLVPEKVGSAPLEAAIATLVDGLAMPQPNT; encoded by the coding sequence ATGCAGGCTACACCCCACCGCCCCTATCATCACGGTGATCTCCGCCGTGCGATTATTGAAACTGCTCTGGACATGCTTCGGACAGAGAAGGACTGGCAGTTCACGCTGCGGGAAGTCGCCCGTCGGGCAGGCGTCAGCCACGCGGCGCCCTACAAGCACTTTCCGGATAGGACTGCTCTTCTGGTAGAACTCGCCATGATTGGGTTCGATCGGCTACGCGAGGCGCTAGTGAAGGCGAAACCCGAAACCTCCGGATCGCTGCTCGAGGAAATCACTCCGATATCTCTGGCATATGTCGCGTTCGGAACCGAAAACCCGGCCTTATATCGCCTGATGTTCAGCGCGGAGGAGGGGCGGGCCGTAGGAATGCATCTCGATCAACGGGCGTTAGCGGTATTCGACGTAGTGCTGGATATGCTCAACCGCGGCCAGACTGCTGGGACCATTCGCAAGCGGCCAGTCAGGGGACAGGCGACCGCCGCATGGGCGCTCATTCACGGCATCACCCTGCTCGCGATCGATGGGCTCCTGGTGCCAGAAAAGGTCGGATCGGCGCCGCTGGAGGCAGCCATTGCCACTCTGGTGGATGGGCTGGCGATGCCGCAACCGAACACTTAG
- a CDS encoding SDR family oxidoreductase, with protein sequence MSKVWMITGAGRGMGLDFAKAVLASGDKLVATGRDPERVAKAIGQSENLLVTTLDVTKPADAVSAVNAAIERFGRIDVLVNNAASFYAGYFEELTPEQMDLQLASGLIGPMNVTRAVLPVMRGQGSGKIVSISSTASLVGFEFCSAYAAAKFALDGWIESLQPEVTPFGIETMIVNPGFFRTELLSDDSTQYAPSAVNDYDERRAQHLAFWKSANGQQPGDPAKLAQALITLVNLPELPRRFIAGADAVGMVEQKLALVQRQIDAHKELSSSLAFDA encoded by the coding sequence ATGAGTAAAGTTTGGATGATCACCGGCGCCGGCCGTGGCATGGGCCTGGATTTCGCCAAAGCAGTTCTGGCCTCCGGTGACAAGCTGGTTGCAACCGGTCGAGACCCGGAGCGGGTTGCCAAGGCGATCGGGCAGTCGGAAAATCTGCTGGTGACCACGCTCGATGTGACCAAGCCGGCCGACGCAGTTTCGGCCGTCAATGCAGCGATCGAGCGTTTCGGGCGCATCGACGTGCTGGTCAACAATGCCGCCAGCTTCTACGCCGGCTATTTCGAGGAACTGACACCGGAGCAGATGGATCTGCAGCTGGCGAGTGGTCTCATCGGCCCCATGAATGTCACGCGCGCCGTGCTGCCGGTCATGCGGGGCCAAGGATCCGGGAAGATCGTCTCCATCTCGTCTACGGCAAGCCTGGTCGGCTTTGAATTCTGCAGCGCCTACGCTGCTGCAAAGTTCGCACTCGATGGCTGGATCGAGTCGCTGCAGCCGGAAGTGACGCCGTTCGGCATCGAGACCATGATCGTCAATCCCGGCTTCTTCCGCACGGAGCTTCTGAGTGACGATTCCACCCAGTATGCTCCGTCAGCCGTCAACGACTATGACGAACGGCGGGCCCAGCACCTCGCCTTCTGGAAGTCCGCCAACGGCCAGCAGCCCGGCGATCCCGCCAAGCTTGCTCAGGCCCTGATCACGCTGGTCAACCTGCCCGAGTTGCCCCGTCGCTTCATCGCCGGCGCCGACGCGGTCGGCATGGTCGAACAGAAGCTTGCTTTGGTGCAGCGGCAGATCGATGCCCACAAAGAACTGTCAAGCTCTCTTGCCTTCGATGCATAG